In a single window of the Pocillopora verrucosa isolate sample1 chromosome 4, ASM3666991v2, whole genome shotgun sequence genome:
- the LOC131773093 gene encoding uncharacterized protein, which yields MEASLEALKSVFEPDLVKKTLSLMQVYVRNIVKDPSNQKYRKIRISNPKFNATIWQVEQARTFLLFAGFEQEGDFLFLPSSIKLDGAKLLIDEALGILPSSQTLSVTGNSPAATQPSGVLKLNKQKDSSLFDQDVKADLTLLSYMKEMGYDVGVAERALIVTKNSGIQLAIDWINQNPDKARAPLRNSEANVPQDNSEINRQEPLACNLSFVSAPVLSRFQKTIDERHKFQEKLRLEAIEEAKLEKQRKKLHKEYLLKDLKDDKEEKLEKTKQAKLADNNPGPSNEPIADQHCDLSDCVSSSMVELRIRMPNSQVLTVCLSEDSTVQALYQEVIKQWPTNDTVNLDDIFLMTSFPQRIINDLERTLQEAGLVPRATVVVQRTDQQGVVIQGEGAVCGIRNITKLDDWQSVLSERDKLIVVQFYASWCSLCRSVSDSFDSLNAKYGMNRQVVFVRVNVEQLKVLKYQQRVTSLPTFKLVWNAQTVAHVEGTNMDDLRQEIEKNMRGPSDTIPQEEPSLVDLNHDPR from the exons ATGGAGGCTTCTCTG GAGGCCTTGAAATCGGTGTTCGAACCAGATTTGGTGAAAAAGACGCTCTCTTTGATGCAAGTTTATGTGAGAAACATAGTGAAAGACCCAAGCAATCAGAAATACAGGAAAATTAGAATAA GTAACCCCAAGTTCAATGCCACCATCTGGCAAGTGGAACAAGCCAGGACGTTTTTACTGTTTGCAGGGTTTGAACAG GAAGGGGATTTTCTGTTTCTACCCTCTTCTATAAAACTTGATGGAGCCAAACTGTTGATTGATGAAGCTCTTGGTATTTTACCATCAAGTCAAACACTCTCAGTTACTGGTAACTCCCCTGCTGCCACTCAACCCAGCGGTGTGCTCAAGCTTAATAAACAGAAAG ACTCAAGCTTGTTTGATCAAGATGTCAAGGCAGATCTCACCTTGCTGTCCTACATGAAGGAAATGG GTTATGATGTTGGTGTAGCAGAAAGAGCTCTTATTGTTACAAAAAACAGTGGAATTCAGCTTGCTATAGATTG GATAAACCAGAACCCTGATAAAGCAAGGGCGCCTCTCAGGAATTCAGAGGCTAATGTTCCACAGGATAACTCAGAGATTAACAGACAGGAACCACTTGCTTGCAACTTATCATTTGTA TCAGCACCAGTTCTATCTAGATTCCAAAAGACAATAGATGAAAGGCATAAATTCCAGGAAAAACTCAGACTGGAAGCAATTGAGGAGGCAAA ATTAGAAAAGCAGAGAAAGAAACTTCATAAGGAATATTTATTGAAAGATTTGAAGgatgataaagaagaaaaattggaaaag ACAAAACAGGCAAAGCTTGCAGATAACAACCCAGGCCCATCAAATGAGCCAATTGCTGATCAGCATTGTGATTTAAGTGATTGTGTATCATCATCAATGGTGGAACTGAGAATAAGAATGCCAAACAGTCAG GTTTTAACTGTTTGTCTCTCTGAGGATTCAACAGTTCAAGCGTTATATCA AGAGGTTATAAAGCAATGGCCCACAAATGACACTGTAAACTTGGATGATATTTTCCTTATGACATCATTTCCTCAGAGAATAATTAACGACCTGGAAAGAACTTTACAAGAAGCAG GTTTGGTGCCTCGTGCAACTGTTGTGGTACAGAGAACAGATCAACAAGGCGTTGTTATTCAGGGAGAGGGAGCAG TGTGCGGTATACGAAATATCACGAAACTCGACGACTGGCAATCAGTACTGAGTGAGCGGGACAAACTAATTGTTGTTCAGTTTTATGCCAGTTG GTGTTCATTATGTAGGTCCGTTTCAGACTCATTCGATTCATTAAACGCAAAATATGGAATGAACAGACAAGTTGTATTTGTGCGGGTTAACGTCGAACAGTTGAAG GTGCTAAAATACCAACAGAGAGTCACGTCACTGCCGACTTTTAAACTCGTTTGGAACGCACAG ACTGTAGCTCATGTAGAAGGAACAAATATGGATGATTTGAGGCAAGAAATCGAGAAAAACATGAGGGGGCCAAGTGACACGATCCCACAAGAAGAGCCATCGCTGGTTGATTTGAACCATGACCCGAGATGA
- the LOC131773151 gene encoding neuronal acetylcholine receptor subunit alpha-10 — MISCQFKLVTSLVSVYVVGILRSSEGAPSSEIVQKLEHKLLSKYDKSVIPKTTLESGVTVTLDLALNQLIDVNKRAQTMTSVIWVRQYWSDHRLRWNSSEYDDVKSIVTQASYLWLPDITLYNNAKDDYNIDKESYHSLTITSDGNISRYFPTIYKSSCRLEVKNFPFDDQVCTLKLGSWSYNIYEMNLFNIGDGDTSSFIANGEWILQGMPSKRHVTKFRCCPHPYVYLTYNIHIKRRSLYYVLNCFMPCLIMMALTILSFYLPSETGERMGVGITVLLSLSIIQLILSDSLPPTSEVPLIVVYYGLTMLNIFMSLVFSCVVLTLYHHTAVPLPRWMRTSLCEWGVKLVRMQQEWIIIQEKRKQIEIKQKFSANDIITKGAVVNWIPEISLPSQTQTTELITGQSLDERSSETENDFLLSQRYREEDKAQILREEWKFASRVVNKFFMWIIVMAIISNALYVVLKAPRGNFILN; from the exons ATGATTTCTTGCCAATTCAAACTTGTGACTAGCTTGGTTTCAGTTTATGTTGTTGGCATCTTGCGTTCAAGCGAAG GCGCACCCAGTTCAGAGATAGTTCAGAAGCTTGAACATAAGTTATTGAGCAAATATGACAAAAGCGTGATTCCTAAAACAACACTGGAGAGCGGGGTTACTGTTACATTGGATTTGGCATTGAATCAACTCATTGATGTG AACAAGCGAGCCCAGACAATGACGTCAGTGATTTGGGTTCGACAG TATTGGAGCGATCATAGACTTCGATGGAATTCCTCTGAATATGATGACGTAAAATCAATTGTGACACAGGCAAGCTATCTGTGGCTCCCAGACATCACACTGTATAACAA CGCCAAGGACGATTATAATATTGATAAAGAATCGTATCATAGCCTGACCATAACTTCAGACGGAAACATATCAAGGTACTTCCCAACTATCTACAAATCCTCTTGCAGGCTAGAAGTCAAGAATTTTCCCTTTGACGACCAG GTTTGTACTCTAAAATTGGGCTCGTGGTCGTACAACATTTATGAGATGAATCTTTTCAATATAGGCGACGGCGACACCAGCTCATTCATTGCCAATGGAGAGTGGATTCTTCAAGGCATGCCCTCAAAAAGACACGTGACTAAATTTCGCTGTTGCCCCCATCCGTACGTGTATTTAACATACAATATTCATATCAAACGACGGTCCTTGTACTACGTGCTAAACTGTTTCATGCCGTGTCTAATCATGATGGCCTTAACAATCCTTTCGTTCTACTTACCGTCAGAAACTGGAGAACGGATGGGCGTTGGTATAACAGTGCTGTTGTCTTTGAGTATCATTCAGTTGATTTTATCCGATTCCCTTCCACCCACCTCGGAAGTACCGCTCATTGTCGTCTACTATGGGCTTACcatgttaaatatttttatgtcttTGGTTTTCTCTTGTGTCGTCCTAACTTTGTATCACCACACTGCTGTTCCGCTACCTCGCTGGATGCGAACTTCATTGTGTGAATGGGGGGTAAAATTGGTCCGCATGCAACAAGAATGGATCATAATACAAGAAAAGAGGAAACAGATAGAGATAAAGCAGAAATTCTCAGCAAACGACATCATCACTAAAGGTGCCGTAGTGAACTGGATACCAGAAATTTCGCTACCTTCTCAAACACAAACAACCGAACTTATTACAGGTCAAAGCCTCGATGAGCGGTCAAGTGAAacagaaaatgactttttacTAAGCCAAAGATATCGCGAAGAGGACAAAGCGCAAATACTTCGTGAAGAATGGAAATTCGCTTCACGAGTAGTCAATAAATTCTTCATGTGGATAATCGTAATGGCTATTATAAGTAACGCTTTGTATGTAGTCCTCAAAGCCCCCAGAggcaatttcattttgaattga
- the LOC131773143 gene encoding neuronal acetylcholine receptor subunit alpha-7 isoform X2, with the protein MHRSLEKVLLCLLFCLNFVDGSKQHYDDLERLQNDLFANYSTNIIPQKEKTTAVKVKFDIALNQIIDLYWSDFRLKWNSSTYGGIKSFVTSSKKVWLPDITLYNNANDNYDKEKEEYYGLTINSNGNIGWFYPTIFKSSCTIDVTYFPFDDQKCILKFGSWSYHGLSLDIFHTGPGDIEAFTDNGEWVLVAMPVTKFITKYRCCPEPYPFITYNVVIRRRTMYYILNFLTPCVLMSALTILGFFLPVESGERMNVGVTVLLSLTVILLLLAEELPATSEVVPLISRYYTITMINVFISIVFTCVVLTFHHHAPTPLPAWVRLFICQWCANALRVKRNSNINESCLPARRFFKNRSMRRHSLGERLYSEENAENATTNPFSDANHSQPPGSASTTSIQLKKLDDRNPNLRRRTNQVSKKSEALDVLVQRTKKDDEKERHVEEWHFAAKVLNRLFMWIVLFLVVFNCLSVLFSAPSENLS; encoded by the exons ATGCACAGGTCTTTGGAAAAAGTCCTTCTATGCCTGCTGTTTTGCCTTAATTTTGTAG ATGGGAGCAAACAACATTACGATGACTTGGAAAGACTCCAAAACGACTTATTCGCAAACTACAGTACAAACATCATTCCACAAAAAGAGAAGACAACTGCAGTAAAAGTAAAGTTTGATATAGCTCTCAATCAAATCATTGACTTG TATTGGAGCGACTTCAGATTAAAGTGGAACAGCTCTACGTATGGAGGAATTAAGTCTTTTGTCACTTCTTCAAAGAAAGTCTGGCTTCCAGATATCACCCTGTACAACAA CGCAAACGACAATTAcgacaaagaaaaagaggaatatTATGGTCTCACAATAAATTCCAATGGTAACATAGGCTGGTTCTATCCGACAATATTTAAAAGTTCCTGCACTATTGACGTCACTTATTTTCCCTTTGATGATCAG AAATGCATCCTCAAGTTTGGCTCTTGGTCATATCACGGCCTGAGTTTGGACATATTCCACACTGGACCAGGTGACATAGAGGCTTTCACAGATAATGGCGAATGGGTTCTAGTCGCTATGCCTGTAACCAAGTTCATTACCAAATATCGGTGTTGTCCAGAGCCTTATCCATTCATTACCTACAATGTTGTAATTCGTCGTCGAACTATGTATTACATCCTGAATTTCTTAACACCTTGCGTGCTCATGTCAGCCTTAACAATCTTGGGTTTTTTCCTTCCCGTGGAGTCTGGCGAGAGGATGAACGTGGGTGTGACGGTACTGCTGTCGCTAACTGTAATACTTCTTTTGTTAGCCGAGGAGCTTCCAGCCACGTCGGAGGTAGTACCTCTTATTTCACGTTACTACACTATTACAATGATTAACGTTTTCATCTCGATTGTTTTCACGTGCGTTGTCCTCACGTTCCACCACCATGCACCGACCCCTCTGCCAGCCTGGGTACGACTCTTTATTTGTCAATGGTGCGCAAACGCACTACGGGTGAAGAGAAACAGCAATATAAACGAATCGTGCCTCCCGGCAAGAAGGTTCTTTAAAAATCGCAGCATGAGGAGACACTCACTTGGGGAGAGGCTTTACAGCGAGGAAAACGCAGAGAATGCTACGACAAATCCATTTAGTGACGCAAACCATTCACAGCCACCCGGGTCAGCATCGACTACATCAatccaactaaagaaactcgACGATAGAAATCCAAATTTGCGGAGGCGAACAaatcaagtttcaaaaaagtCTGAAGCTTTGGACGTTCTTGTACAAAGGACTAAGAAAGACGACGAGAAAGAAAGACATGTCGAAGAATGGCACTTTGCTGCCAAGGTACTTAATAGATTGTTCATGTGGATTGTTCTGTTCCTAGTTGTATTCAACTGTCTCAGTGTTTTATTTTCGGCTCCGAGTGAGAATCTCAGCTAG
- the LOC131773143 gene encoding neuronal acetylcholine receptor subunit alpha-7 isoform X1, with protein MHRSLEKVLLCLLFCLNFVDGSKQHYDDLERLQNDLFANYSTNIIPQKEKTTAVKVKFDIALNQIIDLDERLQTMTTIVWVRLYWSDFRLKWNSSTYGGIKSFVTSSKKVWLPDITLYNNANDNYDKEKEEYYGLTINSNGNIGWFYPTIFKSSCTIDVTYFPFDDQKCILKFGSWSYHGLSLDIFHTGPGDIEAFTDNGEWVLVAMPVTKFITKYRCCPEPYPFITYNVVIRRRTMYYILNFLTPCVLMSALTILGFFLPVESGERMNVGVTVLLSLTVILLLLAEELPATSEVVPLISRYYTITMINVFISIVFTCVVLTFHHHAPTPLPAWVRLFICQWCANALRVKRNSNINESCLPARRFFKNRSMRRHSLGERLYSEENAENATTNPFSDANHSQPPGSASTTSIQLKKLDDRNPNLRRRTNQVSKKSEALDVLVQRTKKDDEKERHVEEWHFAAKVLNRLFMWIVLFLVVFNCLSVLFSAPSENLS; from the exons ATGCACAGGTCTTTGGAAAAAGTCCTTCTATGCCTGCTGTTTTGCCTTAATTTTGTAG ATGGGAGCAAACAACATTACGATGACTTGGAAAGACTCCAAAACGACTTATTCGCAAACTACAGTACAAACATCATTCCACAAAAAGAGAAGACAACTGCAGTAAAAGTAAAGTTTGATATAGCTCTCAATCAAATCATTGACTTG GATGAAAGATTGCAAACCATGACTACCATTGTGTGGGTGAGACTG TATTGGAGCGACTTCAGATTAAAGTGGAACAGCTCTACGTATGGAGGAATTAAGTCTTTTGTCACTTCTTCAAAGAAAGTCTGGCTTCCAGATATCACCCTGTACAACAA CGCAAACGACAATTAcgacaaagaaaaagaggaatatTATGGTCTCACAATAAATTCCAATGGTAACATAGGCTGGTTCTATCCGACAATATTTAAAAGTTCCTGCACTATTGACGTCACTTATTTTCCCTTTGATGATCAG AAATGCATCCTCAAGTTTGGCTCTTGGTCATATCACGGCCTGAGTTTGGACATATTCCACACTGGACCAGGTGACATAGAGGCTTTCACAGATAATGGCGAATGGGTTCTAGTCGCTATGCCTGTAACCAAGTTCATTACCAAATATCGGTGTTGTCCAGAGCCTTATCCATTCATTACCTACAATGTTGTAATTCGTCGTCGAACTATGTATTACATCCTGAATTTCTTAACACCTTGCGTGCTCATGTCAGCCTTAACAATCTTGGGTTTTTTCCTTCCCGTGGAGTCTGGCGAGAGGATGAACGTGGGTGTGACGGTACTGCTGTCGCTAACTGTAATACTTCTTTTGTTAGCCGAGGAGCTTCCAGCCACGTCGGAGGTAGTACCTCTTATTTCACGTTACTACACTATTACAATGATTAACGTTTTCATCTCGATTGTTTTCACGTGCGTTGTCCTCACGTTCCACCACCATGCACCGACCCCTCTGCCAGCCTGGGTACGACTCTTTATTTGTCAATGGTGCGCAAACGCACTACGGGTGAAGAGAAACAGCAATATAAACGAATCGTGCCTCCCGGCAAGAAGGTTCTTTAAAAATCGCAGCATGAGGAGACACTCACTTGGGGAGAGGCTTTACAGCGAGGAAAACGCAGAGAATGCTACGACAAATCCATTTAGTGACGCAAACCATTCACAGCCACCCGGGTCAGCATCGACTACATCAatccaactaaagaaactcgACGATAGAAATCCAAATTTGCGGAGGCGAACAaatcaagtttcaaaaaagtCTGAAGCTTTGGACGTTCTTGTACAAAGGACTAAGAAAGACGACGAGAAAGAAAGACATGTCGAAGAATGGCACTTTGCTGCCAAGGTACTTAATAGATTGTTCATGTGGATTGTTCTGTTCCTAGTTGTATTCAACTGTCTCAGTGTTTTATTTTCGGCTCCGAGTGAGAATCTCAGCTAG